Proteins found in one Acinetobacter sp. XH1741 genomic segment:
- a CDS encoding ankyrin repeat domain-containing protein produces the protein MLTTQQQALIKAIEELELTQVQKLLAEGLDPNFIDPEQGPPVSIICDGIFKWWENVSEAYEAGTPLSKEEKQQALQVYLDILEALIKAKANVHLWDAEEFYGPLWDAASSACAPAVQRLLDEKVDPNTRDEEGLTILSSISQLFFDCDFDEIDWSEALQEERETLELLRHHGAKMSKELTT, from the coding sequence ATGTTAACCACCCAGCAGCAGGCTTTAATTAAAGCCATAGAAGAATTAGAACTTACGCAAGTACAAAAATTACTTGCTGAGGGGCTTGATCCAAATTTTATTGATCCGGAACAAGGACCGCCAGTATCAATTATTTGTGATGGAATTTTTAAATGGTGGGAAAATGTTTCGGAAGCTTATGAAGCTGGTACACCATTATCAAAAGAAGAAAAGCAACAAGCCTTACAAGTATATCTCGATATTCTTGAAGCCTTAATTAAGGCAAAGGCAAATGTTCATCTTTGGGATGCAGAAGAATTTTATGGTCCACTATGGGATGCAGCAAGTTCAGCATGCGCGCCGGCGGTTCAACGTTTACTCGATGAAAAAGTTGATCCAAACACACGTGATGAAGAAGGACTCACCATTTTATCTTCAATCAGTCAGTTGTTCTTTGATTGTGATTTTGATGAAATAGATTGGTCAGAAGCGCTTCAAGAAGAGCGTGAAACACTAGAGTTATTGCGCCATCATGGAGCAAAAATGTCAAAAGAACTAACTACTTGA
- a CDS encoding HPF/RaiA family ribosome-associated protein, which produces MNIEIRTDKNIQNSERLITYVRAELAQEFQRHSERITHFSVHFSDENGDKGGDKDIQCMIEARPAGLKPVAVHHKAGNIDASIHGAIEKLKRSLEHTFEKKEHPRGGHPEFIDDEV; this is translated from the coding sequence ATGAATATAGAAATCCGCACAGATAAAAACATCCAAAATAGCGAACGTTTAATTACTTATGTACGTGCAGAACTTGCCCAAGAATTCCAGCGTCATAGCGAGCGTATTACGCATTTTTCGGTTCATTTTAGCGATGAAAATGGGGACAAAGGTGGCGACAAAGACATTCAATGTATGATCGAAGCACGTCCTGCTGGTTTGAAACCAGTTGCAGTACACCATAAGGCAGGCAATATCGATGCTTCAATTCATGGCGCGATTGAAAAACTAAAACGTAGCCTTGAACATACTTTTGAGAAAAAGGAGCACCCGAGAGGTGGACATCCTGAATTCATTGATGATGAAGTATAA
- the puuE gene encoding allantoinase PuuE encodes MNESYLSGAELIAQIQKSPYSRDLIGYHGQPPQVKWPNNAKIAVQFVLNYEEGGEKHIEHGDDGSEQFLSEIIGAASYSAKHMSMDSMYEYGSRAGFWRIHAEFQKRKLPMTIFGVAMALVRNPYIVEAIKQADYDVVSHGYRWLHYQDTDIEVEKQHMKQALSVLGNLFENKTIGWYTGRDSPHTRQLLAEFPQIQYDSDYYGDDLPFWTTLTNAAGTTRPHLIIPYTLECNDMKFCSPGGFNNSEQFFQYLKDSFDVLYAEGETAPKMMSIGMHCRILGRPGRFKALQKFLDYIEMHDRVWICRRQDIAEHWYKNHIIQ; translated from the coding sequence GTGAACGAATCTTATCTATCTGGAGCCGAGCTTATTGCACAGATTCAAAAGTCTCCTTATTCACGTGATTTAATCGGTTATCACGGTCAACCACCACAGGTGAAATGGCCCAATAATGCTAAAATTGCCGTGCAATTTGTCTTGAATTATGAAGAAGGTGGCGAAAAACATATTGAGCACGGCGATGATGGCTCAGAGCAGTTTTTATCAGAGATTATTGGTGCTGCAAGCTATTCAGCTAAACATATGTCGATGGACTCTATGTACGAATATGGTTCGCGGGCAGGCTTTTGGCGCATTCATGCTGAATTCCAAAAACGGAAGCTTCCAATGACCATTTTTGGTGTTGCAATGGCACTTGTTCGCAACCCATATATTGTCGAAGCGATTAAGCAAGCTGATTATGATGTAGTTTCTCATGGCTACCGCTGGCTTCACTATCAAGATACCGACATTGAAGTCGAAAAACAGCATATGAAACAAGCTTTGTCGGTTCTAGGAAACTTATTTGAAAATAAAACTATAGGTTGGTACACGGGACGCGATAGCCCTCATACCCGTCAGTTACTTGCAGAATTTCCACAAATTCAATATGACTCTGATTATTATGGTGATGACCTGCCTTTTTGGACGACGCTCACCAATGCTGCGGGTACAACTCGCCCTCATCTCATTATTCCTTACACTCTAGAATGCAACGACATGAAATTCTGCTCACCGGGTGGATTTAATAATTCAGAACAGTTTTTTCAATATTTAAAAGATAGTTTTGATGTGTTGTATGCAGAAGGTGAAACTGCACCAAAAATGATGTCGATTGGAATGCACTGCCGTATTTTAGGGCGTCCAGGTCGTTTTAAAGCATTACAAAAATTTCTAGACTATATTGAAATGCATGATCGTGTCTGGATCTGTCGCCGTCAGGATATTGCAGAGCATTGGTATAAAAATCACATAATTCAATAA